A window of the Aeromicrobium phoceense genome harbors these coding sequences:
- the nrdR gene encoding transcriptional regulator NrdR, giving the protein MHCPFCRNTDTRVLDSRVADEGGSIRRRRACSQCEKRFTTIEQMQLMVVKRSGATEPFVREKAIAGVAKACKGRPVSTDDLACLGQQVEDALRASGQAEINTQDIGMAILEPLRDLDEVAYLRFASVYKSFDSADDFVAEIAGLIADHADIERVLDASTRPSSHQSSDHGS; this is encoded by the coding sequence ATGCACTGCCCGTTCTGCCGCAACACCGACACCCGCGTGCTCGACTCACGCGTGGCCGACGAGGGCGGCTCCATCCGCCGGCGCCGCGCCTGCTCGCAGTGCGAGAAGCGCTTCACCACGATCGAGCAGATGCAGCTCATGGTCGTGAAGCGCTCCGGGGCCACCGAGCCGTTCGTCCGCGAGAAGGCGATCGCGGGCGTCGCCAAGGCCTGCAAGGGCCGTCCGGTCTCCACCGACGACCTGGCCTGCCTCGGCCAGCAGGTCGAGGACGCCCTGCGCGCCTCGGGCCAGGCCGAGATCAACACCCAGGACATCGGGATGGCGATCCTGGAGCCGCTGCGCGACCTCGACGAGGTCGCGTACCTGCGCTTCGCCTCGGTCTACAAGTCCTTCGACTCCGCCGACGACTTCGTCGCCGAGATCGCCGGTCTGATCGCCGACCACGCCGACATCGAGCGAGTGCTCGACGCGTCGACCCGGCCGTCGTCCCACCAGTCATCCGACCACGGGTCCTGA
- a CDS encoding RNA polymerase sigma factor has protein sequence MTSQITMVLPLPPELRSARLSALASVAVHLRDLGAARVAVDQALADPDAAHDLLGSTARIAGLSPAHEAEPEDGDHVLTTLAACCHPALPEAARIALMLTTAAGLPVPDTAGAFSVPDDTMAQRIAWAENRARGALGAAIPEREAESHLGRVLDVLLLIFDDGIVHPNYSVDLPREALETARAVVQLFPDEQEPKALLALMLLTRARRDARLDDDGSLRALSRQDRSLWRQDEIQEGLFLLRGSQRDGRTGPYQIRASIQAAHVTAHEARDTDWNRLLALHDRLMQVSPSDAVALGRACAVAEVHGPETALESVERLGLDNHLFHATRAELLRRLDRTEEADRAWSAAVARVRSATEHQRLRGELER, from the coding sequence ATGACGTCCCAGATCACCATGGTCCTGCCCCTCCCGCCCGAGCTGCGATCGGCGCGCCTGAGCGCCCTCGCCTCCGTCGCCGTTCACCTGCGCGACCTCGGCGCCGCGCGGGTCGCGGTCGACCAGGCGCTCGCGGACCCGGATGCCGCCCACGACCTGCTCGGGTCGACCGCGCGGATCGCGGGCCTCTCCCCTGCTCACGAGGCCGAGCCTGAGGACGGCGACCACGTCCTGACCACCTTGGCCGCCTGCTGCCACCCCGCACTGCCCGAGGCCGCCCGGATCGCGCTCATGCTCACGACCGCCGCCGGCCTGCCCGTCCCCGACACGGCCGGCGCGTTCTCGGTTCCTGACGACACCATGGCGCAGCGGATCGCCTGGGCCGAGAACCGCGCCCGCGGGGCTCTCGGTGCCGCCATCCCCGAGCGCGAGGCGGAGAGCCACCTCGGCCGGGTGCTCGACGTGCTGCTGCTGATCTTCGACGACGGCATCGTCCACCCGAACTACTCCGTGGACCTGCCGCGCGAGGCCCTCGAGACCGCCCGCGCGGTGGTCCAGCTGTTCCCCGACGAGCAGGAGCCGAAGGCGCTGCTGGCCCTCATGCTGCTCACCCGAGCGCGCCGCGACGCCCGTCTGGACGACGACGGCAGCCTCCGGGCGCTCTCGCGCCAGGACCGCAGCCTGTGGCGCCAGGACGAGATCCAGGAGGGCCTCTTCCTGCTCCGCGGCAGCCAGCGCGACGGCCGCACGGGCCCCTATCAGATCCGTGCGTCGATCCAGGCCGCCCACGTCACGGCTCACGAGGCGAGGGACACCGACTGGAACCGCCTGCTGGCCCTGCACGACCGGCTCATGCAGGTCTCCCCGTCCGACGCCGTGGCGCTGGGCCGGGCGTGCGCGGTCGCGGAGGTGCACGGCCCCGAGACGGCCCTGGAGAGCGTCGAGCGACTGGGCTTGGACAACCACCTCTTCCACGCCACGCGGGCCGAGCTGCTGCGCCGGCTCGACCGCACCGAGGAGGCCGACCGCGCCTGGAGCGCGGCCGTCGCGCGGGTGCGCAGCGCCACCGAGCACCAGCGGCTGCGCGGCGAGCTGGAGCGCTAG
- a CDS encoding Dps family protein — translation MATKPKYTVPGLSIADGESIAKTLQDRLNALNDLMLTLKHVHWNVVGPHFIAVHEMIDPHVVEVRDMVDETAERIATLGAVPLGTPAAIVEGRSWDDYPLGRATTTEHLKALDQVYIGLIDDHRKAQAAVADLDPVTEDMVIGQISTLELFHWFVRAHLESAGGDLKS, via the coding sequence ATGGCCACCAAACCCAAGTACACGGTTCCCGGTCTCAGCATCGCCGATGGCGAGAGCATCGCGAAGACGCTGCAGGACCGGTTGAACGCACTCAACGACCTGATGCTGACCCTGAAGCATGTGCACTGGAACGTCGTGGGTCCCCACTTCATCGCCGTGCACGAGATGATCGACCCGCACGTCGTGGAGGTCCGCGACATGGTCGACGAGACCGCGGAGCGCATCGCCACTCTCGGCGCGGTGCCCCTGGGCACGCCCGCCGCGATCGTCGAGGGCCGGTCGTGGGACGACTACCCCCTCGGCCGGGCCACCACCACCGAGCACCTCAAGGCCCTCGACCAGGTGTACATCGGCCTGATCGACGACCACCGCAAGGCGCAGGCCGCCGTCGCGGACCTCGACCCGGTCACCGAGGACATGGTCATCGGGCAGATCAGCACGCTCGAGCTGTTCCACTGGTTCGTGCGCGCGCACCTCGAGAGCGCCGGCGGCGATCTCAAGAGCTGA
- a CDS encoding LysM peptidoglycan-binding domain-containing protein, whose product MSITLDHTAFAPLDLARRPVVTRTTYASATAAPSAPVRLTGRGRVAIVAVALAIITTLVIVFGSAVVATGSASDPGIVTTVTVQPGQTLWSIAAEARPNADIRATVDEIVKLNALEDGAPLPIGSTLAVPVQD is encoded by the coding sequence ATGAGCATCACCCTCGACCACACCGCGTTCGCTCCGCTCGACCTGGCGCGCCGTCCCGTCGTCACCCGCACGACGTACGCCTCCGCCACGGCCGCGCCGTCGGCGCCCGTGCGCCTCACCGGCCGGGGCCGCGTCGCCATCGTCGCGGTGGCGCTCGCGATCATCACGACGCTGGTGATCGTCTTCGGGTCGGCCGTCGTGGCCACGGGATCGGCCTCCGACCCGGGCATCGTCACCACCGTCACGGTGCAGCCGGGCCAGACCCTGTGGAGCATCGCCGCCGAGGCGCGTCCGAACGCGGACATCCGCGCCACGGTCGACGAGATCGTCAAGCTAAACGCCCTCGAGGACGGCGCGCCGCTGCCCATCGGCTCCACGCTGGCGGTTCCCGTCCAGGACTGA
- a CDS encoding YihY/virulence factor BrkB family protein yields MSIVRTFLTAWRQASSRQAPLLAAGVAFYLFLSLFPALIAAVSIYGLVADPATVADQTARISDALPADAASLINGQIEQLTSAPSSSLGLGAVIAIVLAVYAASGGIGNLVTAINQLYGLQDTRSFIARKALALGLTAAGVVFGLVAISLVAVVPAVLDVVDVVPGVRLLANALRWVVLAGGITIAIGVLYRVAPDRPSTSGIVNRGVLIAAALWLLVSLGFSLYVDLFGNYSKTYGALAGVVVLLLWLWIGMYAILLGACVEAAREHIVTRETLSEDEHLARQRSQDAEVAAGLDRFTEELDEKLRH; encoded by the coding sequence ATGTCGATCGTCCGCACCTTCCTCACCGCCTGGCGCCAAGCCTCCTCCCGCCAGGCTCCCCTGCTGGCCGCGGGCGTGGCCTTCTACCTGTTCCTCTCCCTGTTCCCCGCGCTGATCGCCGCCGTGTCGATCTACGGCCTGGTGGCCGACCCCGCGACCGTCGCCGACCAGACCGCGCGGATCTCCGACGCCCTGCCCGCGGACGCCGCCTCCTTGATCAACGGGCAGATCGAGCAGCTCACCTCGGCGCCGTCGAGCTCACTCGGGCTCGGCGCCGTGATCGCGATCGTGCTGGCCGTGTACGCGGCATCGGGCGGCATCGGCAACCTCGTCACCGCGATCAACCAGCTGTACGGACTACAGGACACCCGGTCCTTCATCGCGCGCAAGGCCCTCGCCCTGGGGCTGACCGCCGCCGGGGTCGTGTTCGGGCTGGTCGCCATCTCCCTCGTCGCGGTGGTGCCCGCGGTCCTCGACGTGGTGGACGTCGTGCCGGGGGTCCGCCTGCTCGCCAACGCCCTCCGATGGGTCGTGCTCGCGGGCGGCATCACCATCGCGATCGGCGTGCTCTACCGCGTCGCGCCCGACCGGCCGTCGACGAGCGGCATCGTCAACCGGGGCGTGCTGATCGCGGCCGCCCTGTGGCTGCTGGTCTCCCTGGGCTTCTCGCTCTACGTCGACCTGTTCGGCAACTACTCGAAGACCTACGGAGCGCTGGCGGGTGTCGTGGTGCTGCTGCTGTGGCTCTGGATCGGCATGTACGCCATCTTGCTCGGCGCCTGCGTCGAGGCCGCCCGCGAGCACATCGTCACCCGCGAGACCCTCAGCGAGGACGAGCACCTGGCGCGCCAGCGGTCGCAGGACGCGGAGGTCGCCGCGGGCCTCGACCGGTTCACCGAGGAGCTGGACGAGAAGCTGCGCCACTGA
- a CDS encoding hemerythrin domain-containing protein, translated as MTEGEKTRLIAWSRELRRVHARLREALTVTRAAVAAGEAAAPATRDLLLFCHGFCTALSGHHRGEDHELFPAIAAAHPDLADTLRLLRQDHSMIEYLVTGLRDAVDRSASAAELGRHLEGIAAVMESHFRFEERRLLSVLETLELDADPHRALGPL; from the coding sequence GTGACTGAGGGCGAGAAGACCAGGCTGATCGCCTGGAGCCGGGAGCTGCGCCGCGTCCACGCGCGGCTGCGCGAGGCGTTGACAGTGACGCGTGCCGCCGTCGCCGCGGGCGAGGCCGCCGCCCCCGCGACGCGCGACCTGCTGCTGTTCTGCCACGGCTTCTGCACGGCCCTCTCGGGCCACCACCGGGGCGAGGACCACGAGCTGTTCCCCGCGATCGCGGCCGCGCACCCCGACCTGGCCGACACCCTGCGCCTGTTGCGCCAAGACCATTCGATGATCGAGTACCTCGTCACCGGCCTGCGGGACGCGGTGGACCGCTCCGCCTCGGCTGCCGAGCTCGGCCGGCACCTCGAGGGCATCGCCGCGGTCATGGAGAGCCACTTCCGTTTCGAGGAGCGCCGGCTCCTCTCGGTCCTGGAGACGCTGGAGCTCGACGCCGACCCCCACCGCGCCCTCGGGCCGCTGTGA
- the lexA gene encoding transcriptional repressor LexA — MSENLDEPVDLTGLTKRQRRILVFLKDHIESHGYPPSMREVGAACDLASTSSVSHQLRMLERKGFIRRDPNRPRALEIYLPDSKPAMRPRPAEVDETGSGDAVPQPAYVPMVGRIAAGGPILAEERVEEVMPLPRSLVGDGTLFLLEVKGDSMVEAAICDGDYVVIRQQQVAENGEIVAAMIDGEATVKTLSRKNGEVWLLPQNASYDPIDGTDAQIIGKVTAVLRRV, encoded by the coding sequence ATGAGCGAGAACCTGGACGAGCCGGTCGACCTGACCGGGCTGACCAAGCGTCAACGGCGCATCCTGGTGTTCCTGAAGGACCACATCGAGTCCCACGGCTACCCGCCGAGCATGCGCGAGGTCGGCGCCGCGTGCGATCTCGCCAGCACGTCCTCCGTCTCGCACCAGCTCCGCATGCTCGAGCGCAAGGGCTTCATCCGTCGCGATCCCAACCGGCCGCGCGCGCTCGAGATCTACCTCCCCGACTCCAAGCCCGCGATGCGCCCGCGTCCGGCCGAGGTCGACGAGACCGGCAGCGGCGACGCGGTCCCCCAGCCGGCCTACGTGCCGATGGTCGGACGCATCGCGGCCGGTGGCCCGATCCTGGCCGAGGAGCGCGTCGAGGAGGTCATGCCGCTGCCCCGCTCGCTCGTCGGCGACGGCACCCTCTTCCTGCTCGAGGTCAAGGGCGACTCGATGGTCGAGGCCGCGATCTGCGACGGCGACTACGTCGTGATCCGCCAGCAGCAGGTCGCCGAGAACGGCGAGATCGTGGCCGCCATGATCGACGGCGAGGCCACCGTGAAGACCCTCAGCCGCAAGAACGGCGAGGTCTGGCTGCTGCCGCAGAACGCCTCCTACGACCCGATCGACGGCACCGACGCCCAGATCATCGGCAAGGTCACCGCGGTCCTGCGCCGGGTCTGA
- the galE gene encoding UDP-glucose 4-epimerase GalE, with protein MAILVTGGAGYIGAHVVRALERAGLESVVVDDLSSGHREFVRPEVPFIDLNVLHAKQLVDQLAEHHIEAVIHLAAFKYAGVSVERPAHTWRQNAGGTLSLLRAMERLDIGAIVFSSTAAVYGTPDVETVTEDTATRPESPYGESKLVGEWMIRDQAQATGLRHTSLRYFNVVGSGEPDLYDSSPHNLFPLVIRALAQGHRPRIFGEDYPTPDGTCVRDYVHVADLAEAHVTAVRRLLAGNELERVYNLGNGEGVSVRQIMQSVSDATGIAFEPEVMGRRPGDPARIVASGALAARDLDWKLTHTLDDMVASAWASRPVEPAD; from the coding sequence ATGGCGATCCTGGTCACCGGCGGAGCCGGCTACATCGGTGCTCACGTCGTCCGGGCCCTCGAGCGCGCCGGCCTGGAGTCTGTCGTCGTCGACGACCTCTCCAGCGGCCACCGCGAGTTCGTGCGACCCGAGGTCCCGTTCATCGACCTCAACGTCCTGCACGCGAAGCAGCTGGTCGACCAGCTCGCCGAGCACCACATCGAAGCGGTCATCCACCTGGCCGCGTTCAAGTACGCCGGGGTGTCGGTCGAGCGTCCGGCCCACACGTGGCGCCAGAACGCCGGCGGCACGCTGAGCCTGCTGCGCGCCATGGAGCGGCTCGACATCGGCGCGATCGTCTTCTCCAGCACGGCAGCGGTCTACGGGACCCCCGACGTGGAGACGGTCACCGAGGACACCGCCACCCGACCGGAGTCGCCCTACGGCGAGTCCAAGCTCGTGGGGGAGTGGATGATCCGCGACCAGGCCCAGGCCACAGGGCTGCGCCACACGTCGCTGCGCTACTTCAACGTCGTGGGATCGGGTGAGCCCGACCTCTACGACTCGAGCCCGCACAACCTCTTCCCGCTGGTGATCCGGGCCCTCGCCCAGGGACACCGCCCGCGGATCTTCGGCGAGGACTACCCGACCCCCGACGGCACCTGCGTGCGCGACTACGTGCACGTGGCCGACCTCGCGGAGGCGCACGTCACCGCGGTGCGCCGGCTGCTGGCCGGCAACGAGCTCGAGCGGGTCTACAACCTGGGCAACGGCGAGGGGGTCTCCGTGCGCCAGATCATGCAGTCGGTCTCCGACGCCACGGGCATCGCGTTCGAGCCCGAGGTGATGGGACGTCGTCCCGGCGACCCGGCCCGCATCGTGGCCTCGGGCGCGCTCGCGGCGCGCGACCTCGACTGGAAGCTGACCCACACGCTCGACGACATGGTCGCCAGCGCGTGGGCCTCGCGTCCGGTCGAGCCGGCCGACTGA